Proteins from a genomic interval of uncultured Methanocorpusculum sp.:
- a CDS encoding rubredoxin produces MDKYRCSVCGYVYDPEKGAGIIYPPGTAFESLPDTWKCPVCGASKSQFKKV; encoded by the coding sequence ATGGACAAATACCGTTGCTCGGTCTGTGGATACGTCTACGACCCTGAAAAAGGTGCAGGAATCATATACCCTCCAGGAACCGCTTTTGAATCACTTCCGGACACGTGGAAGTGCCCTGTCTGCGGCGCAAGCAAATCGCAGTTTAAAAAGGTGTAA
- a CDS encoding FprA family A-type flavoprotein, with translation MAAREIVENIYAVGTINWDLRYFDAIMPTPRGSSYNAYLIKGSEKTALVDTGEPHGEAEFITNLMRVDQHSLDYIVCLHAEQDHSGMLPLLLEVYPMAKVVTNEVCKGLLMAMHHLEELDERFIVIGDRETLSLGDKTLKFYLTPWVHWPDTMFAEVVEDKILFTSDFLGTHYASPTLFQDNDLPDYLESAKRYYAAIMMPFRASVREYLTLVDEIAPKIIGPSHGPVLKLPAKIMDLYREWASDTPKNIVVVAYVSMHGSTEMMVNFLVDDLVQRGIPVQQYNLLETDSGVLGSSIVDAATIILATPTVLFGPHPVAVNVAYLVRALRPKAKYLGVIGSYGWGTNAVNYLAEMLSPLGAEVLEPVYIKGLPDEPAIADLHKLADSIEERHKTL, from the coding sequence ATGGCAGCCCGCGAGATTGTTGAAAACATCTATGCGGTCGGTACGATCAACTGGGACCTCCGGTACTTTGATGCGATCATGCCGACACCGAGAGGGAGCAGTTACAACGCTTACCTCATAAAAGGCAGCGAAAAGACCGCCCTCGTCGATACCGGTGAACCCCACGGAGAAGCTGAGTTCATCACCAATCTTATGCGGGTGGACCAGCATTCTCTGGATTATATCGTCTGTCTGCATGCAGAACAGGATCATTCCGGCATGCTGCCGCTTCTTCTCGAAGTGTATCCTATGGCAAAGGTCGTCACGAACGAGGTCTGCAAAGGCCTTCTGATGGCTATGCACCATCTGGAAGAACTCGACGAGCGGTTCATCGTTATCGGGGACAGAGAGACGCTTTCTCTCGGCGACAAAACGCTGAAGTTCTATCTCACTCCCTGGGTCCACTGGCCCGACACGATGTTTGCGGAGGTTGTCGAGGACAAGATTCTCTTTACCTCGGATTTCCTTGGGACACATTACGCATCCCCGACGCTTTTCCAGGACAATGATCTTCCCGATTATCTGGAGTCAGCAAAACGTTACTATGCAGCGATTATGATGCCGTTTAGGGCATCGGTCCGCGAGTATCTGACGCTTGTTGACGAGATCGCGCCGAAAATCATCGGTCCAAGTCACGGTCCTGTTTTGAAGCTTCCCGCAAAGATCATGGATCTCTACCGTGAATGGGCATCCGACACCCCGAAAAACATCGTTGTTGTCGCATATGTTTCCATGCACGGAAGCACCGAAATGATGGTGAATTTCCTTGTCGATGATCTTGTTCAGCGGGGAATTCCCGTTCAGCAGTACAATCTCCTGGAAACGGATTCGGGTGTTCTCGGCAGTTCGATCGTCGATGCAGCAACCATCATTCTTGCAACACCGACCGTTCTTTTCGGTCCTCACCCGGTCGCAGTGAACGTTGCGTATCTGGTCAGGGCGCTTCGGCCGAAAGCGAAATACCTTGGCGTGATCGGTTCATACGGCTGGGGAACCAATGCCGTGAATTATCTCGCCGAGATGCTGTCGCCTCTTGGAGCCGAAGTACTCGAGCCGGTTTATATCAAAGGTCTTCCCGACGAGCCGGCCATCGCGGATCTGCACAAACTGGCGGATTCAATCGAAGAGCGTCATAAAACGCTCTGA